From the genome of Deltaproteobacteria bacterium, one region includes:
- a CDS encoding PD40 domain-containing protein: MKQFVFEKFHGRYLRLAARVMLMGVIVLCCTGRYARGLEGGSHVILYTDENYASLSRSQALSWINSLQMKDGIETINLAEPPSGALIPLDMASPLFLWDDKAENSAWLVSIKNETRTLLQALLSTPWWIPDPDSWNRLKKMAGNAPLEVIVAGIGGWSGREITSQGHGFFRISKDMVNARLMFMRKPLPFLEAKKHPEKTSLMVGKIESYKQPETIFTSPPICANCHSYSLDGSYMTMDMDYGGDKGAFLHSPVRKKIVIEKEMISSWNTLPARKPASYSMGLFARVSPDGRYIAGTVNETSVFVMLDDLFFSQLFYPATGQIAIFDTRKGKFHLLPGASRSDRVQTAPSWSPDGKTIAFAMSRTDPELIKKAVAKEILKESPRQNIRDLNKKYPVQFDIYTLPFNDGKGGQAVPLKGASQNGYSNYFPRYSPDGKWIVFTQSPTGLVLQPDSRLVIIPAKGGVARILACNQRTMNSWHSWSPNSRWLVFTCKANSPYTELYLTHIDEHGVSSPAIRLFRFSSNDYAAMVPEFIRKLPENLETLTFGSLENVKGKSIATDGR, from the coding sequence TTGAAGCAATTTGTATTTGAGAAGTTCCATGGCCGATATCTCAGGCTGGCTGCACGGGTTATGCTCATGGGGGTGATTGTATTGTGCTGCACCGGGCGGTATGCTCGGGGTCTTGAAGGTGGATCACATGTTATTTTATACACAGATGAGAATTATGCTTCCTTAAGCCGCAGCCAAGCCTTGTCATGGATCAATTCTTTGCAGATGAAAGACGGTATAGAAACTATCAATCTCGCCGAACCACCTTCAGGCGCTCTCATACCTCTTGATATGGCCTCTCCATTATTCCTATGGGATGATAAAGCAGAAAATTCAGCATGGCTTGTATCTATAAAAAACGAAACAAGAACTCTTTTGCAGGCTTTGCTCAGCACTCCTTGGTGGATACCCGATCCCGATTCCTGGAACAGACTGAAAAAAATGGCTGGAAATGCGCCGCTTGAAGTAATAGTCGCCGGAATTGGAGGCTGGAGCGGCAGGGAAATCACTTCTCAGGGTCATGGGTTTTTCAGGATTTCAAAGGATATGGTAAACGCCCGCCTTATGTTCATGCGCAAACCGCTTCCTTTTCTCGAGGCAAAAAAACATCCTGAAAAGACAAGCCTGATGGTGGGCAAAATCGAGTCGTATAAACAACCTGAGACCATTTTTACATCTCCCCCGATCTGTGCCAATTGTCATTCTTATTCGCTCGATGGAAGCTATATGACCATGGACATGGATTATGGCGGTGATAAAGGCGCGTTTTTGCACAGCCCTGTCAGAAAAAAAATTGTCATCGAAAAGGAAATGATATCTTCATGGAATACACTGCCGGCACGTAAACCCGCCTCATACAGCATGGGGCTTTTTGCAAGGGTTTCTCCTGACGGCCGCTATATCGCAGGGACCGTAAACGAAACGTCGGTATTCGTTATGTTGGATGACCTGTTTTTTTCCCAGTTGTTTTATCCGGCAACCGGCCAGATCGCGATATTCGACACCAGGAAGGGCAAATTTCATCTGCTGCCGGGTGCCAGCAGATCCGACCGTGTACAGACTGCACCCTCATGGAGCCCTGACGGAAAGACCATAGCGTTCGCAATGAGCAGGACAGACCCCGAACTAATCAAAAAAGCAGTGGCTAAAGAAATACTTAAAGAAAGTCCCAGGCAGAACATCAGGGACTTGAACAAAAAATATCCCGTTCAGTTCGATATTTATACCCTGCCTTTTAATGATGGAAAGGGCGGCCAAGCGGTTCCCCTGAAAGGGGCCAGCCAGAATGGATACAGTAATTATTTCCCGAGGTACTCCCCCGACGGCAAATGGATTGTGTTTACACAAAGCCCTACAGGACTTGTCCTTCAGCCTGACAGCAGGCTGGTCATAATTCCAGCCAAAGGCGGCGTGGCAAGGATCCTGGCCTGCAATCAGCGGACCATGAATTCATGGCATTCATGGTCGCCTAATTCGAGATGGCTGGTTTTTACGTGTAAGGCCAATTCTCCTTATACGGAATTATACCTGACCCACATTGATGAGCATGGGGTTTCAAGTCCGGCCATCCGTCTTTTTCGTTTCAGCAGCAATGATTATGCAGCAATGGTCCCTGAATTTATCCGGAAATTGCCGGAAAACCTTGAAACACTCACATTCGGCTCTCTTGAGAATGTAAAAGGGAAAAGCATCGCAACCGATGGGAGGTGA